A window of the Coprobacter fastidiosus genome harbors these coding sequences:
- a CDS encoding outer membrane beta-barrel protein: MKKLLLATAVCLLASANSFAQYKPEAGTVTTEIQFNPFNQDNENFSIDGLKLRYFFNEKHALRLNLGFGVGSNKYSNEGVRDDADKTAWSQDTKSKNGHFTLGVGYEYHIDVAPRFSVYVGGETGFTITNAKSTINIKEGTAETDLTIKNHYTDNAEDLTSFDPTTGWPVTPYGSFSYNLQALTGFDFYMYKGLYCGAEFGLQLKTLKYKNAELDGKIAGTDIVKDDYKDDSKRTGLSLAFKAAPAIRLGWKF; the protein is encoded by the coding sequence ATGAAAAAGCTACTTTTAGCAACTGCAGTATGTTTATTGGCGTCTGCAAACTCTTTTGCTCAGTACAAACCCGAAGCCGGAACAGTAACTACTGAAATTCAATTTAATCCGTTCAATCAAGACAATGAAAATTTTTCAATTGACGGCTTGAAATTGCGTTATTTCTTCAACGAAAAACATGCTCTTCGTCTGAATTTAGGTTTTGGTGTAGGGTCAAACAAATATTCCAATGAAGGAGTACGTGACGATGCAGATAAGACCGCATGGAGTCAAGATACTAAATCCAAAAACGGACACTTCACTTTAGGCGTAGGATATGAGTATCATATCGATGTTGCTCCCCGTTTTTCTGTATATGTCGGAGGTGAAACTGGTTTTACTATCACTAACGCTAAATCAACAATTAATATCAAAGAAGGAACTGCCGAAACTGATCTTACAATCAAAAACCACTACACAGATAATGCTGAAGATCTAACAAGTTTTGATCCAACAACCGGTTGGCCTGTAACCCCTTACGGATCTTTTTCTTACAATTTACAAGCATTAACAGGATTTGATTTCTATATGTACAAAGGTCTGTATTGCGGTGCAGAATTCGGATTACAGCTTAAAACTCTCAAATATAAAAATGCTGAATTAGACGGTAAAATTGCCGGTACGGACATTGTCAAAGACGACTATAAAGACGATTCCAAAAGAACTGGTTTAAGTTTAGCATTTAAAGCAGCTCCTGCAATCCGTTTAGGTTGGAAATTCTAA
- the tsaE gene encoding tRNA (adenosine(37)-N6)-threonylcarbamoyltransferase complex ATPase subunit type 1 TsaE — protein sequence MQTITINNLDNIREAAREFISRMGDTTVFAFRGKMGVGKTTFIKAICEELGVEDVINSPTFAIVNEYRSATGELIYHFDFYRINKPEEAYDFGYEDYFYSGALCFIEWPEKIEDLLPGDCANIIITENEDGSRSVTSEELE from the coding sequence ATGCAAACCATTACAATTAATAATTTAGATAACATCAGAGAGGCTGCACGAGAGTTTATTTCTCGAATGGGAGACACCACCGTATTTGCTTTTCGAGGGAAAATGGGTGTCGGAAAAACAACTTTTATCAAGGCTATATGTGAGGAACTCGGTGTCGAAGATGTAATAAATAGCCCGACTTTCGCTATTGTTAACGAATATCGCTCGGCAACCGGAGAACTCATTTACCATTTCGATTTCTACCGGATCAATAAACCCGAAGAAGCTTATGATTTCGGATATGAAGATTACTTTTATAGCGGAGCTCTCTGTTTTATCGAATGGCCTGAGAAAATAGAAGACTTGTTACCCGGAGACTGTGCCAATATCATTATCACCGAAAATGAAGACGGAAGTCGAAGCGTAACCAGCGAAGAACTTGAATAA
- a CDS encoding heavy metal translocating P-type ATPase, with translation MMKKCTLPVLEMSCAVCANNVENKVNSLSGVTSASVNFAANTITIEYDPEQITLPQIKAEVQSIGYDLVIDEENQEDIQEEAQKSHYALLKRKVIVAWILSIPIMLLSMIFMHIPGNEWIMMVLTLPILLYSGQSFYIHAWKQTKQHTANMDTLVALSTSIAFLFSLFNTIYPQFWTNQGMEAHVYYEAAGMIIAFVLLGKLMEERAKNSTTSAIKGLMGLQPKTARKVIETEEIEVPIGQLQPNDKISVRPGEKIPVDGIVIEGNSYVDESMISGEAIPVKKQSGDRVLAGTINQRGSFILNATQVGSSTVLAQIVRMVQEAQGSKAPVQKVVDRISSIFVPIVISISIITFIVWIIIGGNHYFSYALLSAVSVLVIACPCALGLATPTALMVGIGKGAERHILIKDAFALENLCKVNCVVLDKTGTLTEGHPSVSDVLWITDSDQTSQSVLLAAEQKSEHPLAIAITEYLKGKGVAPEEINSFESITGKGIEVVFKDSKYWVGSLSFAQTQQIQLPEKALQKTEMWSKENKSIIYYGKESSLMAIFAITDPLKPTSVQAVQTLEKRGIEVHMLTGDGNKTAQMIGRTLGIKHIKAEVMPTDKEIYIQNLQQKGKIVAMVGDGINDSQALARADVSIAMGKGTDIAMDVAMVTLMTSDLLLLPQAIKLSQRTVRLIHQNLFWAFIYNVIGIPIAAGILFPINGLLLNPMWASAAMAFSSVSVVLNSLRLKYS, from the coding sequence ATGATGAAAAAATGTACTTTGCCGGTTCTGGAAATGAGTTGTGCCGTATGTGCCAACAACGTAGAAAACAAAGTAAATTCATTATCAGGAGTCACTTCCGCTTCTGTCAACTTTGCAGCAAATACAATTACCATAGAATATGATCCCGAACAGATCACGTTGCCACAAATCAAAGCAGAAGTTCAATCTATCGGATATGATCTTGTTATAGATGAAGAAAATCAAGAAGATATACAAGAAGAAGCACAAAAAAGCCATTACGCTCTCTTAAAAAGAAAAGTAATCGTTGCATGGATTTTGTCTATTCCGATCATGCTCCTATCTATGATTTTTATGCATATACCCGGAAACGAATGGATTATGATGGTACTTACCTTGCCTATTCTGCTCTACTCCGGACAAAGCTTTTATATCCATGCGTGGAAACAGACAAAACAGCACACCGCCAATATGGACACTTTAGTAGCATTAAGTACATCGATTGCATTTTTATTCAGCCTGTTTAACACTATATACCCTCAATTCTGGACTAACCAAGGTATGGAGGCTCATGTATATTACGAAGCCGCCGGGATGATCATTGCATTTGTTCTTTTAGGAAAGCTAATGGAAGAGCGAGCTAAAAACAGCACGACTTCTGCCATAAAAGGACTTATGGGACTACAACCGAAAACTGCACGGAAAGTCATTGAAACCGAAGAAATAGAAGTACCAATCGGACAATTGCAACCAAACGACAAAATCAGTGTACGTCCGGGAGAAAAAATTCCGGTAGACGGTATTGTAATCGAAGGAAATTCCTATGTTGACGAAAGTATGATCAGCGGTGAAGCTATTCCGGTAAAAAAACAATCGGGAGACCGGGTATTGGCAGGGACAATAAATCAGCGGGGATCATTTATCTTGAACGCAACCCAAGTAGGAAGCTCTACCGTACTCGCTCAAATTGTACGTATGGTACAAGAAGCTCAAGGCAGCAAAGCTCCCGTTCAAAAAGTAGTAGATCGCATTAGCAGTATTTTTGTCCCTATCGTCATCAGCATTTCTATAATAACATTTATTGTATGGATAATCATCGGGGGTAACCATTATTTTTCTTATGCCTTGTTATCAGCCGTATCGGTACTTGTCATTGCATGTCCATGTGCTTTAGGATTGGCAACCCCGACCGCACTTATGGTCGGGATAGGTAAAGGAGCAGAACGGCATATACTGATCAAAGATGCTTTTGCTCTTGAAAACTTATGTAAAGTAAATTGCGTCGTATTAGATAAAACCGGAACATTAACCGAAGGACACCCTTCGGTAAGTGATGTTCTCTGGATTACAGATTCTGATCAAACCTCCCAATCGGTATTACTTGCTGCAGAACAAAAATCGGAACATCCTCTTGCAATCGCAATTACCGAATATCTGAAAGGGAAGGGTGTCGCACCGGAAGAAATCAACTCATTCGAAAGTATTACCGGAAAAGGGATCGAAGTTGTTTTCAAAGATAGTAAATACTGGGTAGGAAGTTTGTCTTTCGCTCAAACACAACAAATACAATTACCGGAAAAAGCATTACAAAAAACAGAAATGTGGTCTAAGGAAAATAAAAGTATTATATATTACGGAAAAGAATCTTCCCTCATGGCTATTTTTGCTATCACCGACCCGTTAAAACCGACATCGGTTCAAGCAGTACAAACTCTTGAAAAAAGAGGTATAGAAGTGCATATGCTCACAGGCGATGGCAATAAAACCGCACAAATGATAGGCAGAACATTGGGTATCAAGCATATAAAGGCCGAAGTCATGCCTACTGATAAAGAAATATATATACAGAATCTGCAGCAAAAAGGGAAAATCGTTGCAATGGTAGGAGATGGCATTAATGATTCTCAAGCTCTGGCCCGGGCAGATGTAAGTATTGCTATGGGAAAAGGTACAGATATTGCAATGGATGTAGCTATGGTAACGCTGATGACCTCAGATCTTTTATTGTTACCCCAAGCAATCAAACTTTCTCAAAGAACAGTCCGACTTATTCACCAAAATCTGTTCTGGGCATTTATCTATAATGTCATAGGTATTCCTATTGCCGCAGGAATATTATTCCCAATAAATGGATTGTTATTAAATCCTATGTGGGCAAGTGCGGCAATGGCATTCAGTTCGGTTTCGGTCGTCCTGAATAGCTTACGTCTAAAATATAGCTAA
- a CDS encoding tetratricopeptide repeat protein, giving the protein MRRIYLHIASIALCLFTVFSCSVKKNTKLSRSYQAMTTRYNVYFNGIENYKEQLKNMESNYEDNFTRLVHMHPVSAYGNPKETKPNGSFDRTIEKCQKAIKLHSIQKKPKRNQNKMHDPKYREYVKRGEFNPFIHNAWLLMGKAQFYKGDFLAASATFIYITRHFTWKPDLIAESRIWLARCYLEMGWMYEAEDVLQKINNDGLPSKLNNWFSTVNADFLIRNGEYKQAIPYLQTAIKAESKKAQKIRMNFLLAQLYALTNDNQAAYQTFGKVIKMSPPYRTELNARIKQTEVFPGGDIEKIVKTLNKMAKSPKNKDYLDQIYYALGNLYLSRQDTTNAIKNYILAAQKSTREGIEKAISQLTLGNIYFNQRKYTKAQPCYAEAIPLIDETYPDYAQLVKRSEVLDELAIHAQNVELQDSLQQLAALPEPERMKIIQQKIDDLIAAEKRAEEEAKKEAYLAEQQGNIPQFGNQGGAQQPTIPNMNLGNGSNAWYFYNPALVSAGKTEFQRKWGRRKLEDDWRRRDKASFSMDDLTGNDETADLENEEGETEITDDTAASDTTQLNEASNDPHKPEFYIQQLPLTPEDIATSNEIIADGLFNMGIILKNQLGDFDASLDAFNRLDNQFPQNDFRLEAYYNTYLIYMQLGDIAMADSYKNRIIKDFPESKYAIALADPNYLDNLRKMDSMQDSIYNKTYQAYLENRNGDVHELYQYMKKTYPLSKLMPKFMLVDALAYVNEKKIDEFKNGLKELLEKYPTEDVSPLATDMLKGIAQGKSVVSGTGKSNIWEVRLGNNMADDSTGMATDSIAPFTMDKESPHLLVLVYPTDSVSSNQLLFDVAKYNFSNFLIKDFDLEIISFNEISMLVVKGFNNFDELTLYRRMIGSEKGLKFPDTVRPVMISESNFKLLLEGRSFDEYFHFLEQNQ; this is encoded by the coding sequence TTGAGACGAATCTATCTCCATATCGCTTCTATTGCATTGTGCCTGTTTACCGTTTTTTCATGTTCGGTAAAGAAAAACACAAAACTGAGCCGTTCTTACCAGGCTATGACTACCCGTTATAATGTCTATTTTAACGGTATAGAAAATTATAAAGAACAGTTGAAAAACATGGAGAGCAATTATGAAGATAACTTTACCCGGTTAGTACACATGCATCCGGTCAGCGCATACGGAAATCCTAAAGAAACCAAACCGAACGGAAGTTTCGACCGTACCATAGAAAAATGCCAAAAAGCAATAAAATTGCACTCTATTCAAAAAAAACCGAAACGGAATCAAAATAAAATGCATGATCCTAAATACAGGGAATATGTAAAAAGAGGAGAATTCAATCCTTTTATCCATAATGCATGGCTGCTCATGGGGAAAGCCCAATTTTATAAAGGAGACTTTCTTGCCGCCTCGGCAACGTTTATTTATATTACTCGCCATTTTACATGGAAACCCGATCTGATCGCAGAGTCCAGAATATGGCTTGCCCGTTGCTATCTTGAAATGGGCTGGATGTACGAAGCTGAAGATGTTTTGCAGAAAATCAACAACGACGGTCTTCCTTCTAAACTTAACAATTGGTTTTCTACCGTAAATGCAGACTTTTTAATACGTAACGGAGAATATAAACAAGCAATTCCGTATCTGCAAACAGCAATAAAAGCAGAAAGTAAAAAAGCCCAGAAAATACGGATGAATTTTCTGTTGGCACAACTTTATGCTTTGACTAATGATAATCAAGCGGCTTATCAGACCTTCGGTAAAGTGATAAAAATGAGCCCGCCTTACAGAACCGAGCTGAACGCCAGAATAAAGCAAACTGAAGTATTTCCGGGAGGTGATATTGAAAAGATAGTGAAAACTCTGAATAAAATGGCCAAAAGCCCGAAAAACAAGGATTACTTAGATCAAATATATTATGCTTTAGGAAATTTATATCTTTCACGTCAAGATACGACAAATGCTATAAAAAACTATATCCTCGCTGCACAGAAAAGCACCCGTGAAGGTATCGAAAAAGCTATCAGCCAACTGACTTTGGGAAACATTTACTTCAACCAACGTAAATACACCAAAGCTCAACCTTGTTACGCCGAAGCAATACCCTTGATTGACGAGACATACCCGGACTATGCACAATTGGTAAAACGCTCTGAAGTATTGGATGAACTGGCAATCCATGCACAAAACGTAGAATTACAAGACAGTCTGCAGCAATTGGCAGCACTGCCCGAACCTGAGAGAATGAAGATTATCCAGCAAAAAATAGACGATCTTATCGCCGCCGAAAAAAGAGCTGAAGAAGAAGCCAAAAAAGAGGCATACCTTGCAGAACAGCAAGGAAATATCCCTCAATTCGGGAATCAGGGCGGAGCTCAACAGCCAACGATACCGAACATGAACCTCGGTAACGGAAGCAATGCCTGGTATTTTTATAATCCGGCTTTAGTATCTGCCGGTAAAACAGAATTCCAACGGAAATGGGGACGCAGAAAGTTGGAAGACGACTGGCGTCGACGCGATAAAGCTTCTTTCTCTATGGACGACCTGACCGGAAACGATGAAACCGCCGATTTGGAAAATGAAGAGGGAGAAACCGAGATAACGGATGATACAGCCGCATCCGATACGACACAACTTAACGAAGCAAGCAATGATCCGCATAAACCGGAATTCTATATACAACAACTTCCGTTAACTCCGGAGGATATTGCTACATCGAACGAAATAATTGCCGACGGACTTTTCAACATGGGAATCATTTTGAAAAATCAATTGGGAGATTTCGATGCCTCATTAGATGCGTTCAACCGCCTCGATAACCAATTCCCCCAAAATGATTTCCGCCTTGAAGCCTATTATAATACTTATCTGATATATATGCAATTAGGTGATATAGCTATGGCAGATAGTTATAAGAATCGTATTATAAAAGATTTTCCGGAAAGTAAATATGCTATAGCGTTAGCAGACCCGAACTACCTCGATAATTTGAGAAAAATGGACTCTATGCAAGATTCCATATACAACAAAACATACCAAGCTTATCTGGAAAACAGAAACGGTGACGTACACGAGTTATATCAGTACATGAAAAAGACTTATCCGCTATCAAAACTGATGCCAAAATTTATGCTGGTAGATGCTCTTGCTTATGTAAACGAAAAGAAGATAGACGAATTCAAAAACGGACTGAAAGAACTGCTGGAGAAATATCCGACCGAGGATGTCAGTCCTTTGGCTACAGATATGCTGAAGGGTATTGCACAAGGCAAATCGGTAGTGTCCGGAACAGGGAAATCCAATATTTGGGAAGTCCGCTTAGGAAACAATATGGCTGACGATTCTACCGGAATGGCAACAGACTCGATAGCTCCGTTCACAATGGATAAAGAATCACCACACCTGCTCGTTTTGGTATATCCGACAGATAGTGTATCTTCGAACCAATTATTATTCGATGTCGCAAAATATAATTTTTCAAACTTTTTGATTAAGGATTTTGATCTGGAAATAATCTCCTTTAACGAAATTAGTATGCTTGTTGTCAAAGGATTTAATAACTTTGACGAACTAACTCTTTATCGTCGTATGATCGGCAGTGAAAAAGGACTGAAATTTCCCGATACCGTCAGACCGGTAATGATTAGCGAATCGAACTTCAAGTTACTGCTCGAGGGCAGGAGTTTCGATGAATATTTTCATTTTCTTGAGCAAAACCAATAA
- a CDS encoding bifunctional response regulator/alkaline phosphatase family protein: MRNELILWADDEIDLLKPHILFLKQKGYEVITVSNGRDALEMSEKEHFDLIILDENMPGLSGLETLSRIKETNPDVPVVMITKNEEENIMTQAIGNKIADYLIKPVNPNQILLSIKKNLYQKEIISEKATSGYQQEFNKISSQINDSFSWEDWYEVYKKLVFWELELEETDSNMGDLLRMQKTEANSAFTKFIKKNYEKWVTTDEHPLMSHELFKNRIFPLLDQGEKIFLILIDNFRLDQWRMIKPLLNEYYTFNEELYFSILPTATQYARNAIFSGLMPDKISKMFPELWVDEDEEEGKNLNEAPLIQTQIDRFRKKYSFSYNKINESQFGDKLIQNFAQLERNQLNVCILNFVDMLSHARTESKMIRELASTDAAYRSLTESWFKHSSALDLFKRIAETDYKIILTTDHGTINVDNPIKVIGDRNTNTNLRYKVGKNMSYNSKQVYEIKNPNRFGLPSPNVSSTYIFATNRDFLAYPNNYNYYVGYYKDTFQHGGISMEEMMIPFITLSKK, translated from the coding sequence ATGAGAAACGAACTAATACTTTGGGCAGACGATGAAATAGATTTATTAAAACCTCATATCCTTTTCTTAAAACAAAAGGGTTATGAAGTCATTACGGTTTCCAATGGACGAGATGCTTTGGAAATGTCGGAGAAAGAACATTTCGACCTGATTATACTGGACGAAAATATGCCCGGATTGAGTGGATTGGAGACTCTTAGCCGAATCAAGGAGACGAATCCGGATGTACCGGTAGTTATGATTACGAAAAACGAAGAGGAAAATATCATGACGCAGGCTATCGGCAACAAGATCGCCGATTACTTGATAAAACCTGTAAATCCGAATCAGATACTGCTATCTATCAAAAAGAATCTTTATCAAAAAGAAATCATCTCGGAAAAAGCGACTTCCGGGTATCAGCAAGAATTTAATAAAATCAGTTCCCAAATCAACGATTCATTCTCATGGGAAGACTGGTACGAGGTATATAAAAAATTAGTATTTTGGGAACTCGAACTCGAAGAGACCGACAGTAATATGGGTGATTTGCTGAGAATGCAAAAAACCGAAGCTAATTCTGCTTTTACGAAGTTTATTAAAAAAAACTATGAAAAATGGGTCACCACAGACGAGCATCCGTTAATGAGCCACGAACTATTTAAAAACAGAATATTCCCATTATTGGACCAAGGAGAAAAAATATTTTTAATCCTGATCGATAATTTCAGGCTCGATCAGTGGAGAATGATAAAACCACTACTTAACGAATATTATACATTCAATGAAGAACTCTATTTCAGCATTCTGCCCACCGCGACTCAATATGCCCGAAACGCAATATTCTCGGGATTGATGCCGGACAAGATATCAAAAATGTTTCCGGAGCTTTGGGTAGATGAAGATGAGGAGGAAGGAAAGAATTTAAATGAAGCTCCATTAATTCAGACCCAGATAGACCGTTTTCGTAAAAAATACAGTTTTTCCTATAATAAAATCAACGAATCGCAATTCGGAGATAAGTTGATTCAAAATTTTGCTCAATTAGAACGAAATCAATTGAATGTTTGCATACTCAATTTTGTAGATATGCTGTCTCATGCCCGTACCGAATCGAAAATGATACGGGAATTAGCTTCTACAGATGCGGCATATCGCTCTCTTACAGAATCATGGTTCAAACATTCATCGGCACTCGACCTTTTTAAAAGAATAGCCGAAACCGACTATAAAATCATATTGACTACCGATCACGGAACAATCAATGTAGATAATCCGATCAAAGTAATAGGGGATCGCAATACGAACACGAATTTGCGCTATAAGGTCGGCAAAAATATGAGTTATAATTCTAAACAGGTTTACGAAATCAAGAATCCTAACCGGTTCGGACTTCCGTCTCCGAACGTAAGTTCGACCTATATTTTTGCAACGAACCGGGATTTTTTAGCTTACCCGAACAATTACAACTACTATGTAGGATATTATAAAGATACTTTCCAACACGGAGGTATTTCAATGGAGGAAATGATGATTCCTTTTATAACATTGTCAAAAAAATAA
- a CDS encoding Imm17 family immunity protein gives MIISKYIISIFFACLGTLSICAAIANWNWFFNTNNGKIFVRLFKRTGARIFYIILGTLIWIMAISVYIEIN, from the coding sequence ATGATTATCAGTAAATATATCATCTCTATTTTCTTCGCTTGCTTAGGTACATTATCGATATGTGCCGCTATCGCAAATTGGAATTGGTTTTTTAATACCAACAACGGAAAAATCTTCGTTCGCCTATTTAAACGGACAGGTGCCCGTATTTTTTATATAATACTGGGAACACTTATTTGGATAATGGCTATTTCTGTATATATCGAAATTAATTGA
- a CDS encoding DUF5715 family protein — MKRIVYFLIFILAISAFSCGKSKEKVITIEKDLKIIPFGRFSRAFNDMNDRHLEAARRLGISPASSREEALSGNTHLCEITDCEYYKVDSLTHSIPYLVPKAKELLETIGKNFIDSLESRGGGSYQILVTSVLRVDQDVKCLRKKNGNASANSAHRYGTTFDIAYSRFVTTDDRYLIPKEQLKHILAEVLLSLKKRNACYVKYEIKQGCFHVTVR, encoded by the coding sequence GTGAAAAGAATTGTTTATTTCCTGATTTTTATTTTAGCGATATCTGCTTTTTCCTGTGGGAAATCAAAAGAAAAGGTAATTACGATAGAGAAAGATTTGAAAATTATTCCATTCGGGCGTTTTTCCCGGGCATTCAACGATATGAATGACCGGCATCTCGAAGCCGCTCGTCGTTTGGGAATTTCTCCGGCATCGTCCAGGGAAGAGGCTTTGTCAGGAAATACGCATTTATGCGAGATAACAGATTGTGAATATTATAAAGTAGATTCTCTTACCCATTCTATACCCTATCTTGTGCCGAAGGCGAAAGAATTGTTGGAAACTATCGGAAAAAACTTTATCGATTCTCTGGAAAGTCGGGGAGGAGGAAGCTATCAGATTTTGGTTACCAGTGTTCTCCGGGTAGATCAAGATGTTAAATGTTTACGGAAAAAGAATGGGAATGCGAGTGCCAACTCTGCTCATCGTTACGGAACCACATTCGATATTGCTTATTCACGTTTTGTTACTACGGATGACCGTTATTTGATTCCTAAAGAACAATTGAAACATATTTTGGCAGAGGTATTGCTGAGCTTGAAAAAAAGAAATGCTTGTTATGTCAAATATGAAATTAAGCAGGGTTGTTTTCACGTAACGGTACGTTGA
- a CDS encoding DMT family transporter codes for MKKGLIYAIAASVLWAIVNPFIKQGLSYDFTPMNFAGLRFTAVGIILFAYTWHKGMWKEILLHKRLFLNLIFVNMFLGYSAFYFGVDFVSGAISSIVMGMTPIINVLLAHLIAKNDRLNICKVVSLIVSFAGLLLIIGMGNDGEPLDLKSICGIVLLLLNIILQGYSAISVSEDKGKVDPVFLNAVQMFFGGALIYGVGICTEGYHSFIGKPAGFYISLGVLVFISVFAFSFWFMALQSRGAKVSDINMCRLINPILGAVLSWVMLAGEYPTITTVSGMLIIVCSLIIYFKGEIIVQALRRNKK; via the coding sequence ATGAAAAAAGGTTTGATATATGCGATTGCAGCATCGGTTTTATGGGCGATCGTAAATCCGTTTATAAAACAAGGTTTGAGTTATGATTTCACTCCGATGAATTTTGCCGGATTACGTTTTACAGCAGTAGGTATAATCCTTTTTGCGTATACTTGGCATAAGGGTATGTGGAAAGAGATATTGTTGCATAAGCGTCTTTTTTTGAATTTGATTTTTGTCAATATGTTTTTAGGATACTCGGCGTTTTATTTCGGCGTTGATTTTGTAAGCGGGGCTATCTCTTCTATCGTTATGGGTATGACACCTATTATAAATGTCCTTCTTGCCCATTTGATAGCCAAGAATGATAGACTCAATATATGTAAGGTCGTTAGTCTGATAGTCAGTTTCGCAGGGCTTCTTCTGATTATCGGTATGGGAAATGATGGAGAGCCGCTTGATCTGAAAAGTATATGCGGAATAGTTTTGCTGTTGCTTAATATTATATTGCAAGGATATTCGGCTATCTCTGTTTCTGAAGATAAAGGAAAGGTAGATCCTGTTTTTCTGAATGCCGTTCAAATGTTTTTTGGTGGAGCTTTGATTTATGGTGTAGGTATTTGTACCGAAGGGTATCATTCGTTTATCGGCAAGCCTGCGGGTTTTTATATAAGTTTGGGAGTGCTTGTCTTCATATCTGTTTTTGCATTCAGTTTTTGGTTTATGGCTTTGCAGTCTAGAGGTGCTAAAGTTTCGGATATAAATATGTGTCGTCTTATCAATCCTATTTTAGGTGCGGTTTTGAGTTGGGTTATGCTTGCCGGAGAATATCCTACAATAACTACAGTGTCAGGAATGCTGATCATCGTTTGTTCGTTAATAATTTATTTTAAAGGAGAGATTATCGTACAGGCTTTGCGCCGGAACAAAAAATAA